From a single Candidatus Omnitrophota bacterium genomic region:
- a CDS encoding ATP-binding protein, which yields MTLFGVSALLAGVTSFFMGIFVYLNGQNEKVNRTWLGVTFSVTIWGFGSFIATHPSNIGFSMLFWKLTYIGVIYVPVFFFHFVCVFLKIDRSKFIKFLYLLASFYLVSYLFFDDTFLGGINTIFEGLHWCGYPGPIFITFYVSFYLGLNLYSFYLLFKKLKSSSGIEKTQLFYLIIGSAIGWIGSEGCFAGVWNIPIYPLSNFLTAIYPIILGYAIVRHQLLEIDVIIKKTLIYSVLITIITLLYFLMVYAIERLSSVYIGYHSPLLSVAIITFFILIFTPLKNRIQHIIDKYFFRGSIDQIDAEKRLLESELERSERLKSLATLASGMAHEIKNPLTSIKTFSEFVKTKGGDPEFKEKFEKIVPQEIDKITNIVNQLLDYSKTDRTRLTECNIHDILDYVLELHNNELMRRGIRLQKAYGAQNPNITCDANKLKQAFINLVLNAIEAMGENGVLTVGTEGADHLVVMVKDTGPGISPANIPHLFDPFFTTKDSGTGLGLFVTHQIISSNGGKISVSSEEGKGTEFKVEF from the coding sequence ATGACCTTATTCGGCGTCTCCGCATTGTTAGCCGGAGTCACAAGTTTTTTTATGGGTATCTTTGTCTATTTGAATGGACAAAATGAAAAAGTAAACCGGACTTGGTTGGGAGTGACTTTTAGTGTCACAATTTGGGGTTTTGGGAGTTTTATAGCTACACACCCTTCTAATATTGGTTTTTCAATGCTTTTTTGGAAGCTGACATACATAGGAGTGATCTATGTCCCGGTATTTTTTTTCCATTTTGTTTGTGTTTTTTTAAAAATTGATAGAAGTAAGTTTATCAAGTTTTTATACCTTCTCGCGAGTTTTTATTTGGTCTCCTATCTCTTTTTTGATGACACATTCTTGGGGGGTATTAATACAATTTTCGAGGGATTGCATTGGTGCGGTTACCCGGGACCAATATTTATTACGTTCTATGTCTCATTTTACTTAGGGCTTAATCTTTACTCGTTTTATTTGTTATTTAAAAAACTCAAATCGTCTTCGGGTATCGAAAAAACTCAGTTATTTTACCTGATAATAGGATCCGCCATAGGGTGGATAGGCTCCGAGGGCTGTTTCGCTGGGGTCTGGAATATCCCCATATATCCCTTATCAAATTTTCTTACAGCAATTTATCCCATAATTCTTGGGTATGCTATTGTGAGGCACCAACTTCTTGAGATAGATGTTATCATTAAAAAGACCCTCATCTATTCCGTTCTGATAACCATAATTACGTTGCTATATTTCCTGATGGTTTACGCCATAGAGCGGCTCTCCAGCGTGTATATTGGCTATCATTCGCCTTTACTGTCAGTCGCCATAATTACATTCTTTATTCTCATCTTTACCCCTCTTAAGAACCGTATCCAGCATATCATCGATAAATATTTCTTCCGAGGCAGCATAGACCAGATTGACGCGGAAAAACGCCTATTGGAATCCGAACTGGAAAGGTCCGAGAGGTTAAAGTCCTTGGCAACGCTGGCGTCAGGCATGGCCCATGAGATAAAGAACCCGCTTACCAGTATCAAAACGTTCTCAGAGTTCGTTAAAACGAAAGGCGGAGACCCCGAGTTCAAGGAGAAGTTTGAGAAGATAGTCCCCCAGGAAATAGACAAAATAACCAATATCGTGAACCAGCTCCTGGACTACTCAAAGACTGACCGCACAAGACTGACCGAGTGTAATATCCATGACATATTGGACTATGTGCTTGAGCTCCACAATAATGAGCTTATGAGGCGTGGGATAAGGCTCCAGAAGGCCTACGGGGCCCAGAACCCGAATATCACCTGTGACGCCAACAAACTCAAACAGGCGTTTATTAATCTGGTATTGAACGCCATAGAGGCCATGGGGGAGAATGGGGTATTGACGGTAGGGACGGAGGGGGCTGATCATTTGGTTGTTATGGTGAAAGATACCGGTCCGGGGATTTCGCCCGCAAACATTCCACATCTATTTGACCCCTTCTTTACGACAAAGGATAGCGGCACGGGATTAGGGCTGTTCGTTACTCATCAGATAATATCCTCAAATGGCGGGAAGATATCAGTATCCAGTGAAGAGGGGAAGGGTACAGAGTTTAAGGTGGAGTTTTGA
- a CDS encoding ATP-binding protein, whose translation MAGRYQYPVKRGRVQSLRWSFEGKGIMSVFQLSNIMVVATNFGIAIFFLFSARKHYLFALFTMSAGVWGVGAYIFSSASMQGYDLAFLGWKIAYMGAFFTVIFFSHFVMKYLDMGRKKLILYLYISGLIFSFFNWYQNSHYFLQDLRFVFNEIYWLDAIKANNFLWYIFYVSYYWVALLYVFYKLIVKYCDSEGAYKQKIKYFIIAAGIGWLGTEPLFLPALHVDAYPYSNFLIAIYPLIFAYAIVRHQVMDVEIIIKKTLIYSALITVITLLYFLIVYAMERIFSVYIGYHSPFLSILIISFIILIFTPLKNRLQHIVDKYFFKGSIDQIDAEKRLLESELERTERLKSIATLASGMAHEIKNPLTSIKTFSEFVKTRGMEHDFREKFEKIVPQEIDKITNIVNQLLDYSKTDRTRLAECNIHDILDYVLELHNNELIRRNIRLEKAYAAQNPNITCDPNKLKQAFINLVLNAIEAMGENGVLTVGTEGADHLVVMVKDTGPGISPANIPHLFDPFFTTKDSGTGLGLFVTHQIIAANAGKISVVSEKGKGTEFKVEFDL comes from the coding sequence ATGGCGGGAAGATATCAGTATCCAGTGAAGAGGGGAAGGGTACAGAGTTTAAGGTGGAGTTTTGAGGGTAAAGGAATAATGAGTGTCTTTCAGTTATCAAATATCATGGTAGTGGCGACTAACTTTGGTATTGCCATATTTTTTCTTTTTAGCGCAAGAAAGCACTATTTGTTCGCATTATTTACCATGAGTGCTGGTGTTTGGGGAGTTGGAGCTTATATCTTTTCGTCAGCTTCAATGCAAGGGTATGATCTAGCGTTTTTAGGGTGGAAGATAGCATATATGGGGGCGTTCTTCACGGTAATATTTTTTTCACATTTTGTGATGAAATACCTGGATATGGGTCGTAAAAAACTTATCTTATATTTATACATATCGGGTTTAATCTTTTCATTTTTTAATTGGTATCAAAACTCGCATTATTTCTTGCAAGACTTACGTTTTGTTTTTAATGAGATATATTGGCTCGATGCCATAAAAGCTAATAATTTTTTGTGGTACATATTTTATGTGAGTTATTACTGGGTTGCCTTGCTTTATGTTTTTTACAAGTTAATAGTTAAGTACTGCGACTCCGAAGGCGCATACAAACAAAAAATCAAATATTTTATAATTGCGGCTGGCATTGGTTGGTTGGGGACGGAACCGCTTTTTTTGCCAGCACTTCATGTTGACGCATATCCTTATTCGAACTTCCTTATCGCGATATATCCATTAATATTTGCATATGCTATTGTTCGGCATCAGGTGATGGATGTCGAAATCATAATTAAGAAGACCCTAATTTATTCTGCTCTAATAACTGTTATTACTTTGCTTTACTTTCTTATTGTCTATGCTATGGAACGTATCTTCAGTGTGTATATTGGCTATCACTCTCCATTTTTATCTATTCTGATAATATCATTTATCATCCTAATTTTCACGCCTCTCAAGAATCGGCTTCAACATATAGTTGATAAGTACTTCTTCAAGGGAAGCATAGACCAGATAGACGCGGAAAAACGCCTGTTAGAGTCCGAGCTGGAAAGGACAGAACGCCTCAAGTCCATAGCTACATTGGCTTCAGGCATGGCCCATGAGATAAAGAACCCGCTAACAAGTATAAAAACGTTCTCGGAGTTCGTTAAAACGCGCGGTATGGAGCATGACTTTAGAGAGAAGTTCGAAAAGATAGTCCCCCAGGAAATAGACAAAATAACCAATATCGTCAACCAGCTCCTGGATTATTCCAAGACAGACCGTACAAGGCTGGCCGAATGTAACATTCATGATATTCTGGACTATGTGCTGGAATTACACAATAATGAGCTTATAAGGCGTAATATAAGGCTTGAGAAGGCCTATGCGGCCCAGAACCCGAACATCACCTGTGACCCCAATAAGCTTAAACAGGCCTTTATAAACCTGGTCCTGAACGCCATAGAGGCCATGGGGGAGAATGGGGTATTGACGGTAGGGACGGAGGGGGCTGATCATTTGGTTGTTATGGTGAAAGATACCGGTCCGGGGATTTCGCCCGCAAACATTCCACATCTATTTGACCCCTTCTTTACGACAAAGGATAGCGGAACGGGGTTAGGGCTTTTTGTGACTCATCAGATAATTGCCGCGAATGCTGGTAAGATATCCGTAGTTAGTGAGAAGGGGAAGGGTACAGAGTTTAAGGTGGAGTTTGATCTATAA
- a CDS encoding ATP-binding protein, with product MQPVKIKVQKTVDKYYFHNTIDQIDEENIRLRGELQKSEKLKAVSTLAAGMAHEIKNPLTAIKTFAEYLPVKGDNPEFRDKFSGIVITEVERINNIVKQLLEFSKPKELVPVPTDMNALIEETLSLLNNEMIKKDIRAIKELSPLPMVNIDPPQMKQALLNLLLNAIDAMKSGGTLTVRTRIFDSKISISIEDTGCGIDKKDLKNIFDPFFTRKDEGSGLGLSVVHGIIDKHNGKIDVKSTLGTGTTFTLTI from the coding sequence TTGCAACCAGTCAAAATCAAGGTACAAAAGACAGTTGATAAATATTACTTCCATAACACTATTGACCAGATAGACGAAGAAAACATCCGCCTGCGGGGGGAGCTCCAAAAAAGCGAGAAATTGAAAGCCGTTTCCACACTCGCTGCCGGCATGGCACATGAGATAAAGAACCCCCTGACCGCCATAAAAACATTCGCCGAATACCTGCCCGTCAAAGGCGACAACCCGGAATTCAGGGATAAATTCTCCGGTATCGTCATAACCGAAGTTGAACGGATAAACAACATAGTCAAACAACTACTGGAATTCTCCAAACCTAAGGAGCTGGTCCCGGTACCGACCGATATGAACGCCCTGATAGAGGAGACACTGTCCCTACTCAACAATGAAATGATCAAGAAAGATATAAGGGCCATAAAAGAACTCTCACCGTTACCTATGGTCAACATCGATCCCCCCCAGATGAAACAAGCGCTGTTAAACCTTTTACTGAACGCTATTGACGCCATGAAGTCCGGCGGGACACTTACCGTGAGAACACGTATCTTTGATAGTAAAATATCTATCTCCATCGAGGATACAGGGTGTGGTATAGACAAAAAAGACTTAAAGAACATATTCGACCCGTTCTTCACCCGGAAAGACGAAGGCTCGGGGCTGGGGCTAAGCGTAGTTCATGGGATAATTGATAAACATAACGGAAAAATAGATGTAAAAAGTACTTTAGGAACAGGAACAACGTTCACGCTCACGATATAG
- a CDS encoding response regulator: MNNKKRLLICDDEKGIREALDLILGDDYILGFASSGDEAVQEVRNNNYDGLLLDLKMPVKNGLETLAEIRAISPDIKVIIITGYQSVETAARSVKLGAIDYITKPFDSKEVKEKVKMI; this comes from the coding sequence ATGAATAATAAAAAACGCTTACTGATATGCGATGACGAAAAAGGCATACGTGAAGCCCTTGACCTGATCCTGGGGGACGATTATATCCTGGGGTTCGCCTCGTCCGGCGATGAAGCCGTGCAGGAAGTGAGGAACAATAATTACGACGGCCTTCTCCTGGACCTTAAAATGCCGGTAAAGAACGGCCTGGAAACCCTGGCCGAGATCCGCGCCATATCCCCCGACATCAAAGTTATCATCATTACCGGATACCAGAGCGTAGAGACCGCGGCACGCTCGGTGAAACTCGGCGCAATAGACTATATCACAAAGCCTTTCGACAGCAAGGAAGTAAAAGAAAAGGTTAAAATGATATAA
- a CDS encoding XRE family transcriptional regulator, with product MKIGHRLHQLRKDKGLTLEELSSKSGVALATLSRMENNKMPGTLKSHISICKALDVSIAELYRELEDENKTVEAVPHKKRTEHFVHSAKAKYELLVMKALDKKIMPLMMLLGPGGSTQEEQTKPGIEKFVYVISGSFDAHVGEDKYTLRKGDSLYFDASLKHRFVNASKADAEAICVLSPPAL from the coding sequence ATGAAAATAGGCCATAGATTGCACCAATTGAGGAAAGATAAAGGCCTCACACTTGAGGAATTATCAAGTAAAAGCGGCGTCGCCCTGGCAACGCTAAGCCGCATGGAAAACAATAAGATGCCCGGCACATTAAAATCCCACATAAGTATCTGTAAGGCATTGGACGTCTCCATAGCAGAACTTTACAGGGAACTTGAGGACGAAAATAAGACCGTTGAGGCGGTTCCCCACAAAAAACGCACGGAACATTTTGTCCATTCGGCAAAAGCGAAATACGAACTACTTGTAATGAAGGCCCTGGATAAAAAGATCATGCCTCTTATGATGCTTCTCGGCCCAGGAGGGTCGACCCAGGAAGAGCAGACCAAACCTGGCATTGAAAAATTTGTTTACGTCATATCCGGATCTTTTGACGCGCATGTGGGAGAGGATAAATATACCCTCCGTAAGGGTGACAGCCTTTACTTCGACGCTTCGCTCAAACACAGATTCGTGAACGCGTCCAAGGCCGATGCGGAAGCCATATGTGTATTATCCCCACCTGCTTTATAA
- the uvrA gene encoding excinuclease ABC subunit UvrA, with the protein MSKEFIIVKGAREHNLKGIDVKIPRNTLCVVTGLSGSGKSSLAFDTIYAEGQRRYVESLSSYARQFIEQLQKPHIDHIEGLSPTISIEQRTGGRNPRSTVGTQTEIYDHLRVLFARIGIQKCPKCGREISAQSSQQIVDQILVYPKKTRLMLLAPLVQGRKGEHVDIMRNARKEGFIRLRVDGTITEIGDRIPELNKKVKHTIEAVVDRLEINSGARTRLSDSVETALKTAQGAIIAAVTDPSGNITGETLFSEHNACLACGVSFEKPEPRNFSFNSPYGACPSCNGLGNRMEIDPDQVVPDKDETVLRAVVPWKRGGKGMVLHFRRQLRMLARYHGFDPDAPYRSLTAAQKHMVLHGDPDSGFEGVIPNLERRFRDSDSDFIKELIGTFMSVQPCLTCKGQRLNPVALNVFIGGKNIADVCELSVLGAKEFFTSLKLDDTRRMIAEEILKEVRLRLDFMINVGLGYLTLDRGTNTLSGGEDQRIRLATQIGAGLVGVLYVLDEPSIGLHQRDNQKLLDTLIALKDMGNTLIVVEHDEATIRKAEYIIDLGPGAGEHGGKVVAAGTLDDILASPASLTGKYLRGELEIMMPEERRAWTKDRSLTIVGATEHNLKGVDVTIPLGVFNCVTGVSGSGKSTLIDEVLYRALSKKLYGAKVKPGRHKSIKGVKNIDKVIVVDQSPIGRTPRSNPATYTGAFDPIRKLFSSLPESRMRGYQPGRFSFNVKGGRCEACQGDGVKKIEMHFLPDVYVECEVCSGKRFNDQTLEVRYKGYNISEVLAMSVEEALDLFRNIPTIQVKLQTLMDVGLGYIRLGQQATTLSGGEAQRIKLATELSKRATGRTLYILDEPTTGLHFADIHKLLEALHRLVSSGNTVLVIEHNLDVIKSSDHIIDLGPEGGDEGGYLVVSGTPEDVSACKASYTGRYLKNILK; encoded by the coding sequence ATGAGCAAAGAATTCATAATAGTAAAAGGGGCCAGAGAACATAATCTCAAGGGTATTGATGTAAAAATACCACGGAACACTTTGTGTGTGGTAACGGGCCTGTCCGGGTCGGGTAAATCCTCGCTTGCTTTCGATACTATTTACGCGGAAGGACAAAGACGTTACGTCGAGTCACTATCAAGTTACGCGCGGCAGTTCATTGAGCAGCTCCAGAAGCCGCATATTGACCACATAGAAGGGTTGTCGCCTACTATAAGTATTGAGCAAAGGACCGGGGGACGTAACCCCCGTTCAACGGTAGGGACACAGACGGAGATATATGACCACCTGAGGGTGCTTTTCGCGAGGATAGGTATACAGAAATGCCCGAAATGCGGCCGCGAGATCTCCGCCCAGAGTTCCCAGCAGATCGTCGACCAGATACTTGTGTATCCAAAGAAAACCCGCCTGATGCTACTGGCTCCGCTTGTGCAGGGGCGTAAGGGTGAGCATGTTGATATCATGCGCAATGCCCGAAAAGAGGGGTTCATACGTCTTCGTGTAGACGGTACGATAACGGAGATAGGCGACCGTATCCCGGAGCTTAACAAGAAGGTGAAACATACTATTGAAGCCGTTGTGGACCGGCTGGAGATAAATAGCGGGGCGCGCACGCGACTTTCCGACTCGGTGGAGACCGCGCTTAAAACGGCGCAGGGGGCCATTATCGCCGCAGTTACGGACCCATCCGGGAACATAACCGGAGAAACGCTTTTTAGCGAGCATAACGCGTGTCTTGCCTGTGGGGTGAGTTTTGAAAAACCGGAACCGCGTAATTTCTCATTCAATAGCCCATACGGAGCGTGTCCGTCATGTAATGGGCTCGGGAACCGTATGGAAATAGACCCGGACCAGGTGGTCCCGGATAAGGATGAAACGGTATTAAGGGCTGTTGTGCCGTGGAAACGCGGAGGTAAGGGAATGGTCCTGCATTTCCGGAGGCAGCTTCGCATGCTGGCACGTTACCACGGGTTCGATCCCGACGCCCCCTATAGGTCCCTTACGGCCGCACAGAAACATATGGTCCTGCACGGCGATCCCGACAGTGGTTTTGAAGGTGTGATCCCGAACCTGGAAAGACGGTTCCGTGATTCCGACAGTGATTTTATAAAAGAGCTTATAGGAACGTTCATGTCCGTGCAACCTTGTCTGACATGTAAAGGGCAGAGGTTGAACCCTGTCGCGCTTAACGTGTTCATAGGCGGGAAGAACATAGCGGATGTATGCGAGCTCTCGGTGTTGGGGGCCAAAGAGTTCTTCACATCATTAAAGCTGGATGATACCCGCAGGATGATAGCGGAGGAGATCCTGAAAGAAGTAAGGCTGAGATTGGATTTCATGATAAATGTCGGCCTGGGATATCTTACGCTCGACCGGGGAACGAATACGCTTTCCGGCGGGGAGGACCAGCGTATACGCCTGGCCACGCAGATAGGCGCGGGCCTTGTCGGGGTACTTTACGTGCTGGACGAGCCGAGTATTGGACTCCATCAGCGGGATAACCAGAAGCTCCTGGATACGTTGATCGCGCTTAAGGACATGGGGAACACGCTTATCGTGGTCGAGCACGACGAGGCGACCATACGCAAGGCCGAGTATATAATCGATCTGGGCCCGGGAGCCGGTGAACATGGGGGCAAGGTGGTAGCCGCGGGTACTCTGGACGATATTTTGGCCAGTCCGGCCTCACTTACGGGGAAATATCTCAGGGGGGAACTTGAGATAATGATGCCGGAAGAACGCCGCGCATGGACCAAGGATAGATCCCTGACCATTGTCGGCGCGACCGAACATAATCTCAAGGGCGTTGATGTTACGATACCGCTTGGGGTATTTAACTGTGTTACCGGAGTTTCAGGATCAGGGAAAAGCACCCTGATAGACGAGGTGCTGTATAGGGCACTTTCAAAAAAGCTTTATGGCGCGAAAGTGAAACCCGGCCGCCACAAGTCCATAAAAGGCGTAAAGAACATCGATAAGGTCATAGTGGTCGACCAGTCACCTATAGGACGCACACCGAGGTCCAATCCCGCGACATATACGGGAGCCTTCGACCCGATAAGGAAGCTTTTCAGCTCTCTGCCGGAATCGCGTATGCGCGGATACCAGCCCGGGCGGTTCAGCTTCAACGTAAAGGGTGGGCGCTGCGAGGCCTGCCAGGGTGATGGCGTTAAAAAGATCGAAATGCATTTCCTCCCGGATGTATATGTCGAGTGCGAGGTCTGCTCGGGCAAGAGGTTCAACGACCAGACGCTTGAGGTAAGATACAAGGGCTATAACATATCCGAAGTCCTGGCTATGAGCGTGGAGGAGGCCCTGGACCTCTTCCGTAACATACCGACCATACAGGTCAAGCTCCAGACGCTCATGGATGTCGGCCTGGGATATATACGCCTGGGACAGCAGGCTACCACACTTTCGGGAGGCGAGGCCCAGCGAATAAAGCTCGCGACCGAACTTTCTAAACGGGCGACCGGCAGGACCCTCTATATCCTGGATGAGCCTACTACGGGTCTTCACTTCGCGGATATACATAAGCTTCTGGAAGCTCTTCACAGACTTGTATCCTCCGGGAATACGGTGCTGGTCATAGAACATAACCTTGATGTGATCAAGTCCTCTGACCACATAATAGATCTTGGCCCCGAAGGCGGGGACGAGGGAGGATATCTTGTGGTGAGCGGGACCCCCGAAGATGTGTCCGCATGTAAGGCCTCTTACACCGGTCGCTACCTAAAAAATATCTTGAAGTAG
- a CDS encoding tetratricopeptide repeat protein: protein MKLIKIFAVIIAVFSFLSCSVGPLSADTGALQADMDFARKAVKDGFFDLAGKKLTEILRTPGLSRDVECEAHLLMGKVYYGENLPSKALSEFNIVVKLMDNSDLAGYATYWIAEVYFREGDFERALSFYQDVIESYPLNEYVSYAYYSQAWCYDKIGEQKAAVDTLRTLLKEYPGSELAVKGKYKIGEIYYTRGEYKKAIDEIGQFIRAYPVNENIFDAYYMLGDSYFKMGNMEKAIEEYRNSLGISDETPWKPIAIYRTGKAYYKLGELDKSLENFNKAASLSKDPGVRSAAVVGAAHIYSDQGDTGKAIDAYREVVESAAPNEWTDDAYYWLGELYYKSGDNKNAIKVYEKALSIYPNGEFSDEMHYNLAWAYLGAGDEDRALEEFDKTIEGSDREDLVVSALCGIGDILSSRGRMDRALDMYDRVLRDYPGSIFADHAQYEMARILKEMGRTDAAILTYQSLLVNFPRSTLADRTHYQLGLLYSKKNEFNDSIAQYDAIIREYPDSYLYDDARLQKANDLYNKGDYSKSAGLYENIIKKSERSDILEKAKYYLAWAYYKTDQEKKALDLFNSLLAVDNGSRFAAGIKLWFGEYYYGKGELDKAQNYFREVQGDFPGTESADSAAYWLGWALYDAKKVDASIGQFTKFIEDRPSSEWTPKAILALGDIYRREGSYDNAIDEYERLINRYPNSGITSLANIRIGVILKEQGNFRLALEYFRVGLTDENTENNAQVQYDIAECYETLGMPDKAIEEYLKVDYKYPQGKYWVNQALLKTAELLEKSGENSRAYKIYNRLAEGDGQEAELAKEKIKTIKQYTR from the coding sequence ATGAAACTTATCAAGATCTTCGCGGTCATTATAGCGGTATTCTCGTTCCTATCCTGTTCCGTGGGGCCATTGTCGGCGGATACCGGCGCATTGCAGGCTGACATGGATTTTGCCAGGAAAGCCGTAAAGGACGGGTTTTTTGACCTTGCTGGAAAGAAGCTGACCGAGATATTGCGCACGCCCGGTCTTTCCCGCGACGTTGAGTGCGAGGCGCATCTTCTGATGGGGAAGGTCTATTACGGGGAGAACTTGCCGTCAAAAGCCTTGAGCGAGTTCAATATAGTCGTAAAACTCATGGATAATAGTGACCTTGCCGGATACGCGACTTACTGGATCGCCGAAGTATACTTTCGTGAGGGGGATTTTGAGAGAGCGTTGTCATTCTACCAGGATGTGATCGAATCATATCCGCTTAATGAATACGTGTCATATGCATATTATTCGCAGGCCTGGTGTTACGATAAGATAGGCGAGCAGAAGGCGGCCGTCGATACCTTGCGTACTTTGCTTAAAGAGTACCCCGGCAGTGAACTGGCGGTAAAAGGTAAATATAAGATCGGGGAGATCTACTATACAAGAGGCGAGTATAAGAAGGCTATTGACGAGATCGGGCAGTTCATCAGGGCTTATCCCGTGAATGAGAACATCTTTGACGCATATTACATGCTCGGAGACAGTTATTTCAAGATGGGGAACATGGAGAAGGCCATAGAGGAATACAGGAATTCCCTTGGGATATCCGACGAGACGCCATGGAAGCCTATAGCGATATATCGTACGGGGAAAGCGTATTACAAGCTCGGGGAGCTGGATAAGAGCCTTGAGAATTTTAACAAGGCGGCTTCTCTCTCAAAAGATCCGGGTGTCAGGAGCGCCGCGGTGGTAGGCGCGGCCCATATCTATTCAGATCAAGGAGATACCGGTAAGGCCATAGACGCGTATAGAGAGGTGGTCGAGAGCGCGGCGCCTAACGAGTGGACGGATGACGCCTACTACTGGCTGGGCGAGTTGTATTATAAAAGTGGTGACAACAAGAACGCCATAAAGGTCTACGAAAAGGCGCTTTCAATATATCCGAACGGCGAATTTTCCGACGAGATGCATTATAACCTCGCGTGGGCATATCTGGGGGCCGGGGATGAGGACAGAGCGCTTGAGGAATTTGATAAGACCATTGAGGGATCGGACCGGGAAGACCTGGTCGTAAGCGCTTTGTGCGGTATCGGGGATATTCTCAGTTCGCGGGGAAGGATGGACAGGGCCCTTGATATGTATGACAGGGTGCTTAGGGATTACCCGGGGAGCATATTCGCCGATCACGCCCAGTACGAGATGGCGCGTATACTTAAGGAAATGGGGCGCACTGATGCCGCCATTCTGACCTACCAGTCGCTCCTGGTGAATTTTCCCAGGTCCACGCTCGCTGACAGGACGCATTACCAGCTTGGTCTTTTGTACTCAAAAAAGAACGAGTTCAACGATTCAATAGCCCAATATGACGCGATCATACGCGAATACCCGGACAGCTATCTTTACGATGACGCGCGGCTCCAGAAGGCCAACGACCTCTACAACAAGGGAGATTATAGTAAGTCCGCCGGGCTTTATGAGAATATCATTAAAAAGAGCGAACGAAGCGATATATTGGAAAAAGCTAAATATTACCTGGCGTGGGCATATTACAAAACAGACCAGGAGAAGAAGGCGCTGGACCTTTTTAACTCGCTACTCGCGGTCGATAACGGGTCGCGTTTCGCGGCAGGGATCAAGCTGTGGTTCGGGGAATATTACTACGGTAAGGGCGAGCTTGATAAGGCGCAGAATTATTTCAGGGAGGTACAAGGCGATTTCCCCGGAACGGAGTCGGCCGACAGCGCCGCGTATTGGCTCGGGTGGGCGCTATATGACGCCAAGAAGGTGGATGCCAGCATAGGGCAATTCACCAAGTTCATAGAGGACCGACCGTCGAGTGAGTGGACGCCCAAGGCCATATTAGCTCTGGGGGATATATACCGCAGGGAAGGTTCGTATGATAACGCTATTGACGAATATGAACGTTTGATAAACAGGTATCCCAATAGCGGGATAACGAGCCTGGCCAATATACGTATCGGTGTGATACTTAAGGAACAGGGTAATTTCAGGCTGGCTTTGGAGTATTTCAGGGTAGGGCTTACCGATGAGAACACTGAGAACAACGCTCAGGTCCAATATGATATCGCGGAGTGTTATGAGACCCTGGGTATGCCGGATAAAGCCATTGAGGAATACCTGAAGGTGGATTATAAATACCCGCAGGGTAAGTATTGGGTAAATCAGGCTTTGTTGAAGACGGCGGAGCTATTAGAAAAGTCCGGAGAAAATTCCAGGGCTTATAAGATCTATAACCGCCTGGCCGAGGGCGATGGCCAGGAAGCGGAACTGGCTAAGGAAAAGATCAAAACGATCAAACAATACACGCGCTGA
- a CDS encoding MotA/TolQ/ExbB proton channel family protein, with protein sequence MFLIIMCSIIAFTVLIERVWYIRQVRINTREFMEDITETLRRNKITDAIDKCNALPGPITNILKAGILKYDRPRAEIKEAIEEAALHEVPRLERNLGVLATIAHISPLLGLLGTVTGMVRAFQVIEQKAGALMPVNPGDLAGGIWESLVTTVAGLAVAIPTYVAYNFLVTKVDGFVLEMEKSATDLVNILGKKREDDEI encoded by the coding sequence ATGTTCTTGATCATAATGTGCTCGATAATAGCTTTTACTGTGCTTATTGAGCGCGTGTGGTACATAAGGCAGGTACGCATAAATACGCGAGAGTTCATGGAAGACATTACTGAAACGCTTCGAAGGAACAAGATCACCGACGCCATTGATAAATGTAACGCCTTGCCGGGCCCGATCACGAATATACTCAAAGCCGGTATTTTGAAATATGACAGGCCCAGGGCCGAGATAAAAGAGGCCATAGAGGAGGCGGCGCTCCATGAAGTGCCTCGTCTGGAGCGGAATCTGGGTGTGCTGGCCACGATCGCGCATATTTCGCCGCTTTTGGGGCTTCTGGGTACGGTCACGGGTATGGTTAGGGCGTTCCAGGTAATAGAACAGAAGGCGGGAGCCCTTATGCCGGTGAATCCGGGGGATCTCGCGGGCGGGATTTGGGAGTCCCTGGTCACCACGGTGGCCGGCCTCGCGGTAGCCATACCCACTTATGTCGCTTATAATTTCCTGGTCACGAAAGTCGATGGGTTCGTGCTGGAAATGGAAAAGAGCGCTACGGACCTGGTCAATATATTGGGCAAGAAAAGGGAAGATGATGAGATTTAA